A stretch of DNA from Toxotes jaculatrix isolate fToxJac2 chromosome 15, fToxJac2.pri, whole genome shotgun sequence:
CTGAGCTCATAAGAGTTGAGATATATTTTGACTGTGTTAGATTTTTAGGCTGCATAAAATGCCATATTTCTCTTCCTAATGTGTCTATGAATATTTGTGATTATTCTGTCATTCTGCTATTACTCTATTCTGTTATTCTATCCTAGATAACTAGACAAAACAGATGACTAGAACTAGATACACCTATCTGGTACCattaggattttatttttaacggACCTGATATATAAACAGTTGAATTATTTATCTCATGTCTTTTGTTATGCCCAGTGCTAATTCACAGTATGTATAATACCTCACAGTCAATCGTGCCACTCTAAAAAGAGAGCTCCACTGTTCACCTGGTCCATgctgacaataacaaaaaaataaataaatcaagaaaaACTGAGTGCTCAGCGTAAGCTTTTCTTTTCCCAcagaaaatgattcatttttttaatctcctgaGGAACTGAGAAaatcattttgaatttaaataatAGGGATCCTGTAGCTGTGATTCATTCACAATAATGCATTAGCTGTCCTGTTAGAGCTCAGCACACTGGCTAATGTATACATTAGTGCTGTGCTGCGTACCTATACCCCTAAAAAATGCAAAGCTGTGCCTAAGCAAGAGAAACAGGCTTGGACATGTAGACAGTTCGAACAAATGTCAAGCATTCTGTTGACCTGCTCAGTGTGAACCAGACCAGAAGACAATAGTTCACTGGGGAGATGAGTTTCTCTTGTTTTGCCTCACCTTGCAAGTATTCCCAACAAGACTACAAGCCTTTATTTTAATCGATGTACATATGTTTTCCCATAACAACTGAGAACACACCTAGATAAAAACCATTGGAGtattgcatttattttgagCACTAACActaatattaaaaagaaaaagcaaagtacCAAAAGATTGTGAAGTACTGTAGAAGAACATTAATCATAATATGACAAGGAAAATTCTGTGTCAAAACAGAAGTAGCAGTACATCCTAATTTCTGAAGTCACTAACAATTGCACTGATATAGTGATTCTCGTCTTGTTGTTTGGATTTCAGTATGATATGTTATACTGAAAGTAATTGTATGGATTTAGAGCTTTGAACAACAGCAGTGTCTGATAATGTGTGAAAATCTAAGTCTCATGACTGCTACCATGGAAACAGAGCGGAAGAAAGATGGACTGGGGGCTCAGGCTTTAGACTGAACATGAGGAAGTAGTAGAGGCACAGAGATGAGTCTGATCATGCCGCTAGCAGCTGTGAGATCCTGTCACTTCCTCCTGCATGTAAAAATAATAACCTgtagaagcttttttttttttttactcctgtATCATTTCCTCTTGAAGACAATGGGAGGTTATGATGGTACATTACTTTACTGCTAACATACAGGGGTGTTTATTaagtaatattttatttcatgtattaTGAGCAAagtagtttggcgttttttttaacttgtatCAAACCAAACAAGACAAGACTTGATCAGCCTTTCTCCTCATATCGTCTCACACGGCTTCCCACATTGTGACTCACTCATTTACTACTACAGCATGgtcatttgtttttccacatctcACATTCGTTGCTTATGCTGTACCATCCTGTGTGTCATAAGCTACGTCTCAGCCTCTTTGCTATGCTAACAGTACAATGTGATTGTTGAAATACAGTATAAGCCCCTTGTAGGCAGCAGAAGCTCCGTTGTGGTCTCATTCTCAAAGCACATTACGTATGTAGTCATAGGCAGTGTCTGAGGCATCTGTGCTCTTCATAGTGGGCTGTAGTAAGTCCAAATCACAGCCAGTCCAGAGGGTGCCTGTCATAACACTGGCAGATGGCCCTGTGGTGCCTCAAGCCAAGTGCACCACAATCAGCCCTTAGTGTTGTTTCAGTGCCATTTGCATGCCTTTTCATGGACGGTTATCAGTTCTTGAATGGGCTAACACCATCATAGAATGATGACCTCCTCAAGCAGCAACAGTCCAAACGGGGTAACTCAGTAAATATTTATGTTATTGCTCTGCCCTCCACTCAGGGATCAGGTTTGAGCTTCCCTTGAAGTATTCTTGAGGAAGATGCTGTGCCCTTTAGCTATATTGTCATTGCTCTCAAGTCTAAGAGGGTAGAACTGATATTAAACAGTTCAACCAAAGTGTGTAGAGAGTAACAGGGGACATTAGCGTCTTATAATGTGTAATACTGGCTAATGTGCACCCAAAAGCACACATTGTTATAGGACAACAAGGAGCTGTTGTGTGACCAGACTGCTCATAAGGATGTTAGAAGACTTGGGCTGGCATCACAGATGTGTGTTAAGTGTATAAATTGTGTGGCCATTTAGTGTTTcttaaaaaggtgaaaaaaaaaaaaaaaaaaaaaactaatgtcCCTTTTCCCGTACTAAAAAATGACTTCAGACTAAATACAGCCTCGTGGGAAAGAGGATGAATGTGAAATTGTGCCAGTCCCTCAGCAGAGcctattgttgttgtttcagcaCAGATGTTATGGTCTATAGACACACTCTAGTTACGTaacaacccccaccccctccacatGCGATACAGCTGTTGCCTCTGTTCAGCAGAATGAGGGAGaaaaggttttttcttttttcttctctaaatagatattaaattttttttacttgttgaCATCCTATAAGTAGTGCAGCCTCTGCAATGCTGTGGTTTACATATTCAATGAGGTCACCAAGATCAGGTCTTTTGTTAACTCAAAGCTCTCAGCACTACTTACTCCACTACAGTATGGAATGATCACAGTTCTGAATGGGATTTTGTTTAATTCTGCTAACAGATTAAACAGATAGAAACAGATTAAACTGAATTTGTGTATTCATTTATCAAAGTAGAtaagattagatttttttttttacatctcacatatatttgtttccttttctgaaATTAGTTTTTAGAAAGCTTAACAGCAAAAAGCTCTTAAAAAAACAGAGGCTGAAGTCAAGTACTCAGTGGATCTGTCTGCAGTTTCACCCAGCAGTTAAAAGCTATAGTGCTCCTGTCTTTTAGGTATATGAACACACATGACCTCAGGGCAGATTACAACAGTCAGCCTCAGCCTAGTTCAGGCAAAGCAGTTCAGTGTGTACCTGTCACTTCTTATTACAGCACAGGGTGTCAGGGGACACCCAGTTGTCAGCAGACACAGGTAATACTGTAGGGTAGGTTTCTAACACAACCTGTCATAAGCTTTATACAATGTTATACTACTGcattatttttaatcatttccaAACATTGCAGCTGCTAATTTAAATACAAATGGACATCAATAAGTCTGGCTTGGTAAATCAGTTAAATtgagacacacactcttctaACTCTTCCCTAATCCAGCACCTGTGATCCATTTAAGAAGATGTGATGTGTCTTTTCAGGCATGAGAAGTTCTCAAAATTGCCACTTTGCAGTTTCGCAGTTGGAAGCTGCTGTAGCTACAGCTGGATGAAGAGCGGGGAGGGACTGGAGACGTGCTCCTGCTCAGCGCTGGCTGAACATGGGCCTGGTGCAGCTGCAAGGAAGGAACTACTGAGTGCACTGTACAGGACTAGATAGGGCTGCAAAGCTGGACTAATGTAAAGAGGGTTTGTGGTGGGAGAGTTTGTTTACTGTGAAGAATGGGGCAAAGGTTAATTTGACTCCAGAGGCAAATCTAAGAGTTTAAAGCAGTAAGTTATGGAGACATCCTAGGATATTCAGCTATAGTCATTCCAAGATCTGTGCAAATACTTTGGCAGGTACATCTGTGTAGATCAGTTTCCACTTGGATATTGTTTACAAAAGACAATGGGTTCAACAGCAAAGTGTTGTatgtcaaaaaatgtaaacTCTTATGTGTAtggatttgtttatttacatcaaTTAAGACAAGCTGTACAGCTTCTGTTTTGAATTTGATCCATTATTTGACGTGCTGTGAAACCCAGGATTGCTGTTAACATTTGAAGCAATTGAACATTTAGGAATACATTGTCCTCCAAGATAGGCAATTTGTTACTCAAGTGTTCTCATAGCACAGGGTGGGTGAAGAATAGTAAGAGTATTCTAAAGTGTAAAATCAAAAGGACAGAgtcaatttacattttttatttttattttgcatatttaacAAACTTGTGcattccagattttttttttacaaaaacacagctttgtgAGCATTCACAGGTGGCCAGAGTAGGGCTACAAGTCATGAAGTGTAAGTCCCCCAGTTGTTTCATAACACACCTTGAGATTCAGCCACAGCAAAACTGATGACCAGGAACCCATGCTGAAATTACGCCACACTTCCTTACTGTACAGAGGGACATCTAGGCAAGCGAGTGGTGTGGTTGTATAGCCATTGTTTGGTCAAATAAGTACTGGAACTTGGAATACATGTTGGAAAAAGTTGAGAAAGGCAAGGCTTGTGGAATGTACAGGGCACAGGAGGACCGGTCTTCATGACGACTCTGACTTCTCCTGTTCGATGGCTGCAAATGGAAGAAGAAAGTTTGCATCATTAGTTCTAAAAGGTTGCCCACCGTAGCCGTTACATATGATGGATATTCTGAGTTCATATGAGACCAGCACATACTTTCTTTGGTTGGCAGAGTGTTTTTCTCTTGAGTCTCAGTCTTCTTCAGCTTGCTCTTGTCAAAGGTTGTGACTTCTGTGATGTCAGGTTTGTCAGCCATGTTTGCAGAGGCTCTGCACAAAACAAGAAACCAGAGACTTTTGTGATTATGTTAGTCTTTCAGTAGAGTTCAGTTAACACACCTGAGCATATAGGCCAAATAAGAATTCTAAACGAAGAAGTTGCACAGTCACttacaaaagtgaaaataactAGGGTTGAAAAGGATAATGAAGTTCATGTATAAAACGCGTCCTGCGTCCCTTGGCGTCTGATCTGAGAAAAGCTTTGTGTCACTTAGTGAATGTGTGCAGCTGAGGGACCACCGCCCTTTTAAGCAGTCTCCGCGAGCAGACTGGCTTCGACTCATGCCAATCCCCCTCTGAACAATAAATCAGAGAGTGCAGGCAGAGCACATGTTCTGAATATTAGATTAAACATGCTGAGCCAAATACATTATGCAAACCGGCACTGCATGCAGCATTTATATGGTTTCGCAGACACGATGCAACAGCGTGACGTTATGCTTTTCATTCACTCTGAAGCGCCTCTTTGTTCACACTGGGTcctattttctctttctgtccattAGCTTTGTTAGCTTTAACGCATCTTGCGCAGCTGACACCGTTTGATATTGAGCCAGGGCGACGTGAGACGGCGAggaaaaatgtaataaactCATAAACCGTgaccaataataataataaaaaatcattCAACAGTCAGGCTAAAGTTAAATaaacgtgtgtgcgtgtgtgtgtgtgatgaaacaTAAATGGAAATACACTCACCGGACTTTTGACTCGGAGAAGAAGTAGGACGAAGGTGTGATTGGCGCAGCAGCAGAGTGATGTCTCCGGCTTCAATCACACTATAAATACTGCGCAGTATGCAAATAATCCCCTCGCGTCACGCCCATTGTGTCTAAACCCTGCTTTTCTGCAAACAGATTTCTGCTTTTCGGCTGATAAAAAGCAAACATCATTCTACAGGCGATTGATGCCCGGGTGCACCTAAACTACATTGCGGgattagcaaaaaaaaatctgggcaTTTGTTTGAGCAAAAATGACTGGGTCTAGTCAGCGGCGACCACCTGTATCAGATTAGGTGAGTGAAATCAGTCTGCTAAGTTTCTCCTCTCCACACAGAAGTTTTGGATATCCGCAGAGTTATTCCAGGTGTTTGTTTATGCTACaaagcacaacacaaacaacaacatgcaGGCTACAAAATGGTTCATGAGAGGGACATTCAGTTTAGGTTTAACTTGCGCCCTATTAAAACTGAATCACTGACGACATCATGCGGACAACCGAAGTAATAACAGGACACACAATGCAATGGAAAACTCAAGTATGTAGACAGACGTGCAGTGTGGATTCATGTTGATTTTTACCACTCTGGACATTTTAGGATGTATAAATCTtgccagttttctgtttttaatctaGAAATAAATTATagtgcattgtgtttgtgtatacagtACATTTCCCTTTGGTAGGTTGATcctaaaaatattttctagGTTAGATACAGACCAGATAACAGACTGAAACATTTACATGTACAAAATGGGCACAGATTTgaaattgatttatttatatactgcaggattcacacacaaattacaaGATTCAGTATCATTGTAACTGTATCAGCAAAACTCACGGGATTATGTCTTTAGTTGTCTTGTATTAAGTCAAAAGCAGAGTGATAGATTTTTATTGTCCAcataataaatgtataaattatGCCCAGAGAGTCATCACTGATCTTTATCCCAGTTCACTTGCTGGTGAAGTACTTTGAATAAGTCCTGTTGTACATCACCTGATTGTCTACCCTGATGACATTCCTCAGGTTTTGCCAAAACCATGGCTCTGCCGCTGCTGTTCTTGGCCACTCTACAACACTTTGCCCGCACAACCTCCGCCTCAGGTGCAGGAAGTGAGAGTGCTGCAGGACAGGCTCCAGCATCAGCAGAACAATCACATCCACATTTTCATCCAGAAGTCTTTGATGGGCCAGATACATCGCCAACTTGAAAACCCCGGTCTTAACATAGCCCTCCGTTAAGACAAACAGGGTCTTGCGACTGTATTGGATGCTCTGAGTGAGGTTGTCCACCAGCGGGACTCCTGGGGGCCAGTCCCTCTCCTCCAGACACAAAGGAAGAtgcttctctccttcctcttccagtTTCACTCGCAGATTTTTCAGCACCCACTCAGAGACATGTGGATCTCTTGTGTCATAAGTCACAAAAACGTCATAAACACTATCTGATGAGTTCAAGGATCTATATTCCTTAAACTTAGCTTTCATATAGTGTATTACATAGGAAGCATCCCAGTAAAATAAGTGAGCAACAGTTGCCACTAACATAAAAGCAATAATGAAGGAAGTTGTGAGAATGTAGATCAGGAATGCCTGACTGTCATTTACACACTGGTTAATGTCAAAGTATATCAGTGCTACACCCTTCTGGTTTTCTGGTGTGTCACATGTCACCTCAGTGGTCAGTCTTGGGATTTTTACATCACTCTTTTCAATCCACAGAATTAAATCTAACGAATCGCAGGTACATTGGAATGGGTTTTTCTGCAAGAACAAAGTCTGAATCTGATTATCAGGTCTGGACTGGAAGGTCGATTGATTGATGGTGGTCAGTTTGTTGTAGCTGAGGCTTAGAGTTTTAAGGCTTGTCAGGCCTTTTGTAAATGCACTGTCCAAGTGGAAAATGTGGTTATGACTCAGGTCAAGGAAAGTCAACGTCTGAGTGATGCATGAGTTTATACCCGTCACGTCAGATAAAGAATTGAAGCTCAGGTCTAACTTTTGAAGTTGATGGAAATACTTGAGTGTGTCCCAGTCAAAGTTAGTGAGCAAGTTTTTGCTTATGCGTAGTGTGGTTAGGTTACGGGGCAAATATTTATAAACTTTAACTGGAATCTTTGCAATGCTATTTTTGGATATATCTAAAATTGTCAGATTAGTAAGACTAGTAAAAAGCTTGACGTATGAGCCgtctctttctttccaaagAGTCCCAAGATAATTATGTGTAAATTGAAGTTCTGTTAATGAATTGCTGTGCAACTGTTTTGTTGTTAATGTAGAAATGGCATTATGACTCATGTTCAGCACTCTCAGAGCAGGCagattttttataaaatttaaattatgGGTTATCCCGTATGCTTTAAAGTAGTGTGCATTGTGACTGAGGTCTAGTACTTGTAGTTTCTGTAGTTCTTTGAAGGCATTGTCATAGGCCAGATCAATCTTATTGAATGACAGGTCCAGGTATGTCAGATTGGGCAGTGAGGAGAACTCTGTGCCATTGAGTGCTGCTGAAAATCCATTTCCCGAGAGGTTGAGACATGCAATATTTCCGTAGCCATTGAATTGCTTTGGTGAAATGAAGAACAGATTATTTGAGCTGAGGACTAACACTCGACCAGAGTCAAAGCATTCTTTCTTGACAAGGCTGTGTGATATCTCGTAAGCAAAGTCTTTTGGATGGAATTTTATGAAAGGTGAAATAGAAAGGTCCGGCCTCTGATTGTATCCATCCCTTGGATGAGGAGGATTTTCCTCTGGAACGGGATACAGCCGGTTTTCTGCTAGGTATATCATCTTCAGGCGGGGGAACCTTCTGAATATGGTGGAATCGGAGTGAATAATGAAGTTAGTCCCTAAGTTCAGTGCAGACAGATTTTTGAGCTCGTACAGAGATCTGAGTGTGCCTGGACCAATATTCTGAAAGACCAAACCCTCCAAATGCAAAGTTTTCAGCGACACAAGATTTGAAAACTCTTGTGAAAGATTTAATGACGAAGGGTAGGACTTCAGAGCAAAGTTGAAAGAGAGATCAAACTTTTCTAGCCTGGGAAGGTATCTTAGAAAGGTTGCCTCCTCAGTAATTGCTTTCATCAAGAAGTTAAATGACAGGAACAATTGTTTAATCTTGCTTAGCCTCTCAAACCAGGAAGGATTCAGGTAATGCAGTGAGTTTCCTCCCAGGTGCAGTGTCTCAAGCTGTGTAAGATTATGAAATGCATAAGGATGGATGTCAAGAGACACGTTTTGGCAAGGGACACAGGGATATGGGGCATTTTGACATCTTGGACAGTTTCCTTGTATTTTTAGGATTTTTAAATCATGTAACCCAAGGAAATCATCTTTAGCTATGTACTCTATTTTGTTAGAACCCAGCTTTAACAGTCTTAATGACTGAGGCAATCCTTTAGGAACACTGGTTAAGttgttaaaggacaaatccagACCCTGCAGTTTGGTCATAACTGCAAAACTGCcttctgtcacagtcacagatttCCAACAAGGATTCCACGTGTAGCAGTTTTTGGATAACCACAGGTGTGTCACGTTTGTTAAGCCGGCAAGCCTCAAGTTATCCAACAAAATCTTGTTATTGTTCAGGTCAAGGATTTCCACAGTGAGAGGGAGATTTCTGGGAATTTCGCTCAGACAATTGCCAGTCAGTTTCAGATGATTCAGTCGTGTCAGATTTTTGAAAGCATGTGCATCAATGCTCACAACTTTGTTCTTGTTGGCCCAGTTGAGATTGAGTTTAGTCAGATTCAGCAGATTAGAAAATGAATCCACTGAAATGTTCTTAATGTAATTTTCTGATAGATCGAGCTCAGTTGCATTTCCAGTTATCCCAGGAGGTACTCTATGCAGATGACGTCCTTTACAGTCAAACATGACCACAGAAGTATTGTAGGCCTTGACATCACAAGGGAACTGTGGCGACATCCACGCAGGTTTACATGCACCAGGCTGGATCTCATAATGGCAATACAGACAGAACAGCAGCAAGTGCATCCAACACGTGACTGTCTGCAGATAAACAATAAAATTTGTCACATGAAGTAACTTGTAATACAGTATATCATACATTTTGTGTTATGTTAAAGGATTGGCTC
This window harbors:
- the LOC121194512 gene encoding toll-like receptor 8 — its product is MRDQHNTCTMTVTCWMHLLLFCLYCHYEIQPGACKPAWMSPQFPCDVKAYNTSVVMFDCKGRHLHRVPPGITGNATELDLSENYIKNISVDSFSNLLNLTKLNLNWANKNKVVSIDAHAFKNLTRLNHLKLTGNCLSEIPRNLPLTVEILDLNNNKILLDNLRLAGLTNVTHLWLSKNCYTWNPCWKSVTVTEGSFAVMTKLQGLDLSFNNLTSVPKGLPQSLRLLKLGSNKIEYIAKDDFLGLHDLKILKIQGNCPRCQNAPYPCVPCQNVSLDIHPYAFHNLTQLETLHLGGNSLHYLNPSWFERLSKIKQLFLSFNFLMKAITEEATFLRYLPRLEKFDLSFNFALKSYPSSLNLSQEFSNLVSLKTLHLEGLVFQNIGPGTLRSLYELKNLSALNLGTNFIIHSDSTIFRRFPRLKMIYLAENRLYPVPEENPPHPRDGYNQRPDLSISPFIKFHPKDFAYEISHSLVKKECFDSGRVLVLSSNNLFFISPKQFNGYGNIACLNLSGNGFSAALNGTEFSSLPNLTYLDLSFNKIDLAYDNAFKELQKLQVLDLSHNAHYFKAYGITHNLNFIKNLPALRVLNMSHNAISTLTTKQLHSNSLTELQFTHNYLGTLWKERDGSYVKLFTSLTNLTILDISKNSIAKIPVKVYKYLPRNLTTLRISKNLLTNFDWDTLKYFHQLQKLDLSFNSLSDVTGINSCITQTLTFLDLSHNHIFHLDSAFTKGLTSLKTLSLSYNKLTTINQSTFQSRPDNQIQTLFLQKNPFQCTCDSLDLILWIEKSDVKIPRLTTEVTCDTPENQKGVALIYFDINQCVNDSQAFLIYILTTSFIIAFMLVATVAHLFYWDASYVIHYMKAKFKEYRSLNSSDSVYDVFVTYDTRDPHVSEWVLKNLRVKLEEEGEKHLPLCLEERDWPPGVPLVDNLTQSIQYSRKTLFVLTEGYVKTGVFKLAMYLAHQRLLDENVDVIVLLMLEPVLQHSHFLHLRRRLCGQSVVEWPRTAAAEPWFWQNLRNVIRVDNQVMYNRTYSKYFTSK
- the tmsb4x gene encoding thymosin beta-4 → MADKPDITEVTTFDKSKLKKTETQEKNTLPTKETIEQEKSESS